Proteins co-encoded in one Kocuria flava genomic window:
- a CDS encoding ABC transporter permease encodes MSTGAPWTATGRLLRLNLRLDRVRLLVWVLALAGTVYGTVGALRETFPDGQARQARAALLENPAAIMMTGPAFGADDYTLGAMTVNELSLSVLVAAAVMSILLAGRHVRAEEESGRLEVLRALPVGRFAPPAAALGAVAVADAAVGAGVTAALAAAGLGGADAVAWGAATALTGLVFGAVAAVTAQLSGHARTATGLALAVLGAAFLARGIGDVLEPSGSWLSWLSPIAWAQQTRMYVDLRWWPLTLSAAAAAALLGAAVVLAGRRDLGAGLWPGRPGPAAAGRGLLSVPGTARRLLRGTFLGWAAGLVLFGLAFGTLADSLEDSAADIPTLEDWLVVDMDALTESFAAATLSYLVLGVSAFAVSAVLRLRTEEDEGRAALLLTAGVPRPRWLLGWLGVVVVQVPVLLVACGASLGAGVAATTGEARWTGELTLAALAYLPAVLALAGLVAALVGLAPRTAAAVGWAVVAWIVFVAWFGQLLELPDWARRLSPVELTPLLPSEEWAAAPLAGLAAAALVLTGAAVAGAGRRDLLG; translated from the coding sequence GTGAGCACCGGCGCCCCGTGGACGGCGACCGGACGGCTGCTGCGGCTGAACCTGCGCCTGGACCGGGTCCGGCTGCTCGTGTGGGTGCTCGCCCTGGCCGGCACGGTGTACGGGACCGTCGGTGCCCTGCGGGAGACGTTCCCGGACGGGCAGGCCCGCCAGGCCCGGGCCGCGCTGCTGGAGAACCCCGCCGCGATCATGATGACCGGCCCGGCCTTCGGCGCCGACGACTACACCCTGGGTGCGATGACGGTCAACGAGCTGAGCCTGTCGGTGCTCGTGGCCGCCGCCGTGATGAGCATCCTCCTGGCGGGCCGGCACGTGCGCGCGGAGGAGGAGTCCGGCCGCCTCGAGGTGCTGCGGGCCCTGCCGGTGGGCCGCTTCGCCCCGCCCGCCGCCGCGCTCGGGGCCGTCGCGGTCGCGGACGCCGCGGTGGGCGCCGGGGTGACGGCCGCCCTGGCCGCGGCCGGGCTGGGCGGGGCGGACGCCGTGGCCTGGGGCGCCGCCACCGCCCTGACGGGCCTGGTCTTCGGCGCGGTCGCGGCGGTCACCGCCCAGCTCAGCGGGCACGCCCGCACCGCGACCGGCCTGGCGCTGGCCGTGCTGGGCGCCGCGTTCCTGGCCCGCGGGATCGGGGACGTGCTGGAGCCCTCCGGGTCGTGGCTGTCCTGGCTGTCCCCGATCGCGTGGGCCCAGCAGACCCGCATGTACGTGGACCTGCGGTGGTGGCCGCTGACGCTCTCCGCGGCGGCGGCCGCGGCGCTGCTCGGCGCCGCCGTGGTCCTGGCCGGCCGCCGCGACCTCGGCGCGGGCCTGTGGCCCGGCCGCCCCGGGCCCGCGGCGGCCGGGCGCGGGCTGCTGTCCGTGCCGGGCACGGCCCGCCGCCTGCTGCGCGGGACCTTCCTGGGCTGGGCGGCCGGGCTGGTGCTGTTCGGCCTGGCCTTCGGCACGCTCGCCGACTCCCTCGAGGACAGCGCCGCGGACATCCCCACGCTCGAGGACTGGCTCGTGGTGGACATGGACGCCCTCACGGAGTCCTTCGCCGCCGCGACCCTGTCCTACCTCGTGCTCGGGGTGAGCGCCTTCGCCGTCTCGGCGGTGCTGCGGCTGCGCACCGAGGAGGACGAGGGCCGGGCCGCCCTGCTGCTCACGGCCGGGGTGCCCCGGCCGCGCTGGCTGCTGGGCTGGCTGGGCGTCGTCGTCGTGCAGGTGCCCGTGCTGCTGGTGGCCTGCGGGGCCTCGCTCGGGGCCGGGGTCGCCGCGACCACCGGCGAGGCCCGGTGGACGGGCGAGCTGACCCTGGCCGCCCTCGCCTACCTGCCGGCCGTGCTCGCCCTCGCAGGCCTCGTCGCGGCCCTGGTCGGGCTCGCCCCGCGGACGGCCGCGGCCGTCGGCTGGGCGGTCGTCGCGTGGATCGTGTTCGTGGCCTGGTTCGGGCAGCTGCTCGAGCTGCCCGACTGGGCGCGGCGGCTCTCGCCCGTCGAGCTCACGCCCCTGCTGCCCTCCGAGGAGTGGGCCGCCGCCCCGCTCGCGGGCCTGGCCGCGGCGGCCCTCGTCCTGACGGGAGCCGCCGTGGCGGGCGCCGGACGCCGCGACCTCCTCGGCTGA
- a CDS encoding type 1 glutamine amidotransferase domain-containing protein: MSTDITGKKIAFVAVNGVEEPELTEPWKAVQEAGGTPVLLSREKGSITAMQGDWDRAGSYEVDGTLAEARAEDFDGLVLPGGTLNADNVRADQDALRLVKEFDAAGKPIAAICHAPWILIEAGLARGKRLTSYSSLATDLRNAGADWVDEEVVVDGRLVTSRNPGDLEAFNREALEQFAG; the protein is encoded by the coding sequence ATGAGCACCGACATCACCGGCAAGAAGATCGCGTTCGTCGCCGTCAACGGCGTCGAGGAGCCCGAGCTCACCGAGCCCTGGAAGGCCGTGCAGGAGGCCGGCGGCACCCCCGTGCTGCTGTCCCGGGAGAAGGGCAGCATCACCGCCATGCAGGGCGACTGGGACCGTGCCGGCAGCTACGAGGTCGACGGCACGCTGGCCGAGGCCCGCGCCGAGGACTTCGACGGTCTCGTGCTGCCCGGCGGCACCCTCAACGCCGACAACGTCCGCGCGGACCAGGACGCGCTGCGCCTGGTCAAGGAGTTCGACGCCGCGGGCAAGCCGATCGCCGCAATCTGCCACGCGCCCTGGATCCTCATCGAGGCCGGCCTGGCCCGCGGCAAGCGGCTGACGTCCTACAGCTCCCTGGCCACCGACCTGAGGAACGCCGGAGCCGACTGGGTCGACGAGGAGGTCGTCGTCGACGGCCGGCTCGTGACCTCCCGCAACCCCGGGGACCTCGAGGCGTTCAACCGCGAGGCGCTCGAGCAGTTCGCCGGCTGA
- the nhaA gene encoding Na+/H+ antiporter NhaA, with the protein MSSHDPTVRPEDSPEHRAQDHSRDTLRRGSYREVLRVGEILRKETVGGLLLVAAALVAIVWANSPFADSYFALRDLEVGYEPWHLKLSLGTWAADGLLAIFFFLVGLELKREFVAGDLREFRRSVVPVTAAVGGVVVPALIYAAFNAADPETSGGWAIPTATDIAFAVAVLAIIGSHLPAALRLFLLTLAVVDDLLAITIIAVFYSEDVSFSPLLLALVPYALYLFLAQKYRRFFGLRAPAAWLILLPIGIVVWVLVHEAGIHATVAGVLLGFAVPVIRSEASGGPGAGPGLAEIFEHRFRPLSAGFAVPVFAFFSAGVAVGGWDGLTSALSSPVTLGIVAGLVLGKPIGIVGATWLVTKLTRARLDPAFQWIDLVGVALLAGIGFTVSLLIAELSFAPGSLPGDQAKVAILSASVLAAALASVLLRARNRRYRMIEKLESVDEDHDGIPDVYEEDEARGRGRP; encoded by the coding sequence ATGTCCAGCCACGACCCCACGGTCCGCCCGGAGGACTCCCCGGAGCACCGGGCCCAGGACCACTCGCGCGACACCCTGCGCCGCGGCAGCTACCGCGAGGTGCTGCGCGTCGGCGAGATCCTGCGCAAGGAGACCGTCGGCGGCCTGCTCCTGGTCGCCGCCGCCCTGGTCGCGATCGTCTGGGCCAACTCCCCCTTCGCCGACAGCTACTTCGCCCTGCGCGACCTCGAGGTCGGCTACGAGCCCTGGCACCTGAAGCTCAGCCTCGGCACCTGGGCCGCCGACGGGCTGCTGGCGATCTTCTTCTTCCTCGTGGGCCTGGAGCTCAAGCGCGAGTTCGTGGCCGGGGACCTGCGCGAGTTCCGCCGGTCCGTCGTCCCGGTCACGGCCGCCGTGGGCGGCGTGGTCGTCCCGGCGCTGATCTACGCCGCGTTCAACGCCGCCGACCCCGAGACCTCCGGCGGCTGGGCGATCCCCACCGCCACGGACATCGCCTTCGCCGTGGCGGTGCTGGCCATCATCGGCTCCCACCTGCCCGCGGCGCTGCGGCTGTTCCTGCTGACCCTCGCCGTGGTCGACGACCTGCTGGCGATCACGATCATCGCCGTCTTCTACTCGGAGGACGTCAGCTTCTCCCCGCTGCTGCTGGCCCTGGTCCCCTACGCCCTGTACCTGTTCCTCGCCCAGAAGTACCGCCGGTTCTTCGGCCTGAGGGCCCCGGCCGCCTGGCTGATCCTGCTGCCGATCGGCATCGTGGTGTGGGTGCTGGTGCACGAGGCCGGCATCCACGCCACCGTCGCCGGTGTGCTCCTGGGCTTCGCCGTGCCCGTGATCCGCAGCGAGGCCAGCGGCGGCCCCGGGGCCGGGCCCGGCCTCGCCGAGATCTTCGAGCACCGCTTCCGCCCGCTCTCCGCCGGCTTCGCCGTGCCGGTCTTCGCGTTCTTCTCCGCCGGGGTGGCCGTGGGCGGTTGGGACGGGCTGACCTCCGCGCTCTCGTCGCCGGTGACGCTGGGCATCGTCGCCGGGCTCGTGCTGGGCAAGCCGATCGGCATCGTGGGCGCCACGTGGCTGGTCACGAAGCTCACGCGCGCCCGGCTCGACCCGGCCTTCCAGTGGATCGACCTCGTGGGCGTGGCGCTGCTGGCCGGGATCGGCTTCACCGTCTCCCTGCTGATCGCGGAGCTGAGCTTCGCCCCGGGCAGCCTGCCGGGCGACCAGGCCAAGGTCGCGATCCTCAGCGCGTCCGTGCTGGCGGCGGCCCTGGCCTCGGTCCTGCTGCGGGCGCGGAACAGGCGCTACCGCATGATCGAGAAGCTCGAGTCCGTGGACGAGGACCACGACGGCATCCCGGACGTCTACGAGGAGGACGAGGCGCGCGGGCGCGGCCGCCCCTGA
- a CDS encoding pyridoxamine 5'-phosphate oxidase family protein: protein MQWYHEDVAVLAAEECWALLGRAGIGRLAVVVDGAPEVFPVNYAVEGRTAVFRSAEGTKTAAALEAAPVALEADGYDEAAGRAWSVLLKGRAEPVPRGHALFRALELPLYPLQAGIKDRFVRIVPTAVTGRRFPVVEPGAWESWAAAGRRTATGSARWTEERPDRD, encoded by the coding sequence GTGCAGTGGTACCACGAGGACGTGGCGGTGCTCGCCGCCGAGGAGTGCTGGGCGCTGCTGGGCCGGGCCGGGATCGGCCGCCTCGCCGTCGTCGTCGACGGCGCCCCGGAGGTCTTCCCCGTCAACTACGCCGTCGAGGGGCGCACCGCCGTCTTCCGCTCCGCCGAGGGCACCAAGACCGCCGCGGCGCTCGAGGCGGCGCCCGTGGCCCTGGAGGCCGACGGGTACGACGAGGCCGCCGGCCGCGCGTGGAGCGTGCTGCTCAAGGGCCGCGCCGAGCCCGTGCCGCGCGGGCACGCGCTGTTCCGGGCCCTCGAGCTGCCGCTGTACCCGCTGCAGGCCGGGATCAAGGACCGGTTCGTGCGCATCGTGCCCACCGCCGTGACCGGCCGCCGCTTCCCGGTGGTCGAGCCCGGCGCCTGGGAGTCCTGGGCCGCCGCGGGCCGGCGCACCGCCACCGGCTCCGCCCGCTGGACCGAGGAGCGCCCCGACCGGGACTGA
- a CDS encoding ABC transporter ATP-binding protein — translation MDTPVIEARGLVKTFGRTRALDGFDLTVGPGQVAGFLGPNGSGKSTAIRVLLGLLRADAGSARVLGRDAWAEAVEVHRRTAYVPGDTNLWPNLTGGEIIDLLTDVRGGRRRRRRRDELIERFELDPSKKARSYSRGNRQKVVLVAALSAQAQLYLLDEPTAGLDPLMEAVFTDEVRRLAGEGATVLLSSHVLAEVEKLCGTVTIIRAGKDVESGTLAQLRHLTRSAVTARTDADPAPLAGLAGVHRLVHEDGRLSFDLDDARAGEVLPVLAGLGVRELAVAPPSLEELFLRHYGDRAGDPADRPEGTGLRDGAGRRDGAGAAPTGPAAAGSGRAR, via the coding sequence ATGGACACCCCGGTGATCGAGGCCCGCGGGCTCGTGAAGACCTTCGGCCGCACCCGCGCCCTCGACGGCTTCGACCTGACCGTGGGCCCGGGGCAGGTCGCGGGCTTCCTGGGCCCCAACGGCTCGGGCAAGTCCACCGCGATCCGCGTGCTGCTGGGGCTCCTGCGCGCCGACGCGGGCTCGGCCCGGGTGCTGGGCCGCGACGCGTGGGCGGAGGCCGTGGAGGTCCACCGCCGCACCGCCTACGTCCCCGGGGACACGAACCTGTGGCCGAACCTCACCGGCGGGGAGATCATCGACCTGCTCACCGACGTGCGGGGCGGACGACGACGGCGCCGCCGCCGCGACGAGCTGATCGAGCGCTTCGAGCTGGACCCCTCGAAGAAGGCCCGCAGCTACTCCCGGGGCAACCGGCAGAAGGTGGTCCTCGTCGCCGCGCTGAGCGCCCAGGCGCAGCTCTACCTCCTCGACGAGCCCACGGCCGGCCTGGACCCGCTCATGGAGGCCGTGTTCACCGACGAGGTGCGCCGGCTCGCCGGGGAGGGGGCCACGGTCCTGCTCTCCAGCCACGTCCTCGCCGAGGTCGAGAAGCTGTGCGGGACGGTCACGATCATCCGCGCGGGCAAGGACGTGGAGAGCGGCACCCTCGCCCAGCTGCGCCACCTCACCCGCTCGGCCGTGACCGCGAGGACCGACGCGGACCCGGCCCCGCTGGCGGGGCTGGCCGGGGTGCACCGGCTCGTGCACGAGGACGGGCGGCTGTCCTTCGACCTCGACGACGCCCGCGCCGGCGAGGTGCTGCCGGTGCTGGCCGGGCTGGGGGTGCGCGAGCTCGCCGTGGCCCCGCCCTCCCTCGAGGAGCTGTTCCTGCGCCACTACGGGGACCGGGCGGGAGACCCTGCGGACCGGCCGGAGGGCACGGGGCTGCGCGACGGTGCGGGCCGGCGGGACGGCGCGGGAGCGGCCCCCACCGGGCCGGCGGCCGCCGGGAGCGGGCGGGCGCGGTGA
- a CDS encoding cytochrome P450 yields MNEPSRCPVPHGDRRRTVPPGEPAGPPVEVVDGVWHVRSLPLVREVLREADATVQAGFNAEAAAQGLTGDHPPVLYADGPEHRRQRSATARFFTPAAVGRRYRGLMEERADELVERIRAEGGCELSAVTLRYSVEVAAQVVGLTDSGTEGMARRLERFFAIPAPPGDRRRGVLGRARAAAAAVRPAWAMGAFHLLDVRPAIRTRRERPREDVVSHLLAEGYTDREILVECLTYAAAGMVTTREFIAVAAWHLLDDDALRARYLSAEEAGRHAILHEVLRLEPVVGHLRRRTTRALVLEHEGRRHEVPAGALLDLSVRAANTDARALGPDAAALCPGRARPRGVRAEVLSFGDGAHRCPGGFLAIQESDVLLQRLLRLPLELVHPPRVAWLETIAAYEVRELVLRVGAAQEWRSPSPASTAR; encoded by the coding sequence ATGAACGAGCCCTCGCGCTGCCCCGTCCCCCACGGCGACCGGCGCCGGACCGTGCCGCCGGGCGAGCCCGCGGGTCCGCCGGTCGAGGTCGTGGACGGCGTGTGGCACGTCCGCTCCCTGCCCCTGGTGCGGGAGGTCCTGCGGGAGGCCGACGCCACCGTCCAGGCCGGCTTCAACGCCGAGGCGGCCGCGCAGGGGCTCACCGGCGACCACCCGCCGGTGCTCTACGCCGACGGCCCCGAGCACCGCCGCCAGCGCAGCGCCACCGCCCGGTTCTTCACCCCGGCCGCCGTGGGCCGGCGCTACCGGGGGCTGATGGAGGAGCGCGCCGACGAGCTGGTCGAGCGGATCCGCGCCGAGGGCGGCTGCGAGCTCTCGGCGGTGACGCTGCGCTACTCGGTGGAGGTCGCCGCCCAGGTGGTGGGGCTGACCGACTCGGGCACCGAGGGCATGGCCCGGCGCCTCGAGCGCTTCTTCGCGATCCCGGCCCCGCCCGGGGACCGGCGCCGGGGCGTGCTGGGCCGCGCCCGGGCGGCGGCCGCCGCCGTGCGCCCGGCCTGGGCCATGGGCGCCTTCCACCTGCTCGACGTGCGCCCGGCGATCAGGACCCGGCGGGAGCGGCCCCGGGAGGACGTCGTCTCGCACCTGCTGGCCGAGGGGTACACCGACCGGGAGATCCTCGTGGAGTGCCTCACCTACGCGGCCGCGGGCATGGTCACCACCCGCGAGTTCATCGCCGTGGCGGCCTGGCACCTGCTCGACGACGACGCCCTGCGGGCCCGCTACCTCTCGGCGGAGGAGGCCGGGCGCCACGCGATCCTGCACGAGGTGCTGCGCCTCGAGCCGGTCGTGGGGCACCTGCGCCGCCGCACCACCCGCGCGCTCGTGCTCGAGCACGAGGGGCGCCGCCACGAGGTCCCCGCCGGGGCCTTGCTCGACCTCTCGGTGCGCGCGGCCAACACCGACGCCCGTGCCCTCGGCCCGGACGCCGCCGCGCTGTGCCCGGGGCGGGCCCGGCCCCGGGGCGTGCGCGCCGAGGTGCTGTCCTTCGGGGACGGCGCCCACCGCTGCCCGGGCGGGTTCCTCGCGATCCAGGAGAGCGACGTGCTCCTGCAGCGGCTGCTGCGCCTGCCCCTCGAGCTGGTGCACCCGCCGCGCGTCGCGTGGCTCGAGACGATCGCCGCCTACGAGGTGCGCGAGCTCGTGCTGCGGGTCGGGGCGGCTCAGGAGTGGCGCTCGCCCTCCCCGGCGAGCACCGCCCGGTAG
- a CDS encoding NAD(P)H-binding protein, with the protein MSHVTILGGHGKVALILARLLQAGGNDVTSVFRNPDHTDEVEATGATARVADLEQLSTEEIARLLEGQDAVVWSAGAGGGNPERTWAVDRDAAIRAIDAAEQAGVRRFVMISYFGAGQDHGIPEDDSFHAYAQAKADADDHLRASGLDWTVLGPGALTLEEATGKIDVADGGEREGEQHTSRANVALVAAAVLDDPSTVGRTIDFSDGGTLIAEALGEPKAADR; encoded by the coding sequence ATGTCCCACGTGACGATCCTCGGCGGCCACGGCAAGGTGGCCCTCATCCTCGCCCGTCTCCTGCAGGCCGGCGGCAACGACGTCACCAGCGTCTTCCGCAACCCCGACCACACCGACGAGGTCGAGGCCACGGGCGCGACCGCCCGCGTCGCCGACCTCGAGCAGCTCTCCACCGAGGAGATCGCCCGGCTGCTGGAGGGCCAGGACGCCGTGGTCTGGAGCGCCGGCGCCGGCGGCGGGAACCCGGAGCGCACCTGGGCGGTGGACCGCGACGCCGCGATTCGGGCGATCGACGCCGCCGAGCAGGCCGGGGTCAGGCGCTTCGTGATGATCTCCTACTTCGGCGCCGGACAGGACCACGGCATCCCCGAGGACGACTCCTTCCACGCCTACGCCCAGGCCAAGGCCGACGCCGACGACCACCTGCGGGCCTCCGGCCTCGACTGGACGGTGCTGGGCCCGGGCGCCCTCACCCTGGAGGAGGCCACCGGCAAGATCGACGTCGCGGACGGCGGCGAGCGCGAGGGCGAGCAGCACACCTCCCGCGCCAACGTGGCCCTGGTCGCCGCCGCGGTGCTCGACGACCCCTCGACCGTCGGGCGCACCATCGACTTCTCCGACGGCGGGACCCTGATCGCGGAGGCCCTCGGCGAGCCGAAGGCGGCGGACCGGTGA
- a CDS encoding NAD-dependent epimerase/dehydratase family protein: MSVVIAGCGDLGTEIGLRLAEQGHEVVGLRRHAERVPAPLTGLPVDLRTEVPQLPGDVELLVVATAADGRTPEDYRAAYVDGLRNLLTGVLEAGALPRRALLISSTAVCGDGDGEEVTEDDPPAPATPTAEVLLEAEEIFHEHFPHGTVLRLAGIYGPGRTRLIDRVRAGAAAGAAWTNRIHRDDAAAAAVHLLTMAAQPLTLYLGVDDEPARERDVLAFLAEQLGAPPPEDVPEADAPRRGSKRLSNRRLRASGFALRYPTYREGYRAVLAGEGERHS; this comes from the coding sequence ATGAGCGTGGTGATCGCGGGATGCGGAGACCTGGGCACGGAGATCGGGCTGCGGCTGGCGGAGCAGGGGCACGAGGTGGTGGGCCTGCGCCGGCACGCGGAGCGGGTGCCGGCGCCCCTGACGGGCCTGCCGGTGGACCTGCGCACGGAGGTGCCGCAGCTGCCCGGGGACGTGGAGCTGCTCGTGGTGGCCACCGCCGCCGACGGGCGCACCCCCGAGGACTACCGGGCGGCCTACGTCGACGGGCTGCGCAACCTGCTCACCGGGGTGCTCGAGGCCGGGGCCCTGCCCCGCCGGGCCCTGCTGATCTCCTCCACGGCCGTGTGCGGGGACGGCGACGGCGAGGAGGTCACCGAGGACGATCCCCCGGCGCCGGCCACCCCGACCGCCGAGGTGCTGCTGGAGGCCGAGGAGATCTTCCACGAGCACTTCCCCCACGGGACGGTCCTGCGCCTGGCCGGGATCTACGGGCCCGGGCGCACGCGGCTGATCGACCGGGTCCGTGCCGGCGCCGCGGCCGGGGCGGCCTGGACCAACCGCATCCACCGCGACGACGCCGCGGCCGCCGCGGTGCACCTGTTGACCATGGCGGCGCAGCCGCTGACCCTCTACCTGGGGGTCGACGACGAGCCGGCCCGCGAGCGCGACGTCCTGGCCTTCCTCGCCGAGCAGCTGGGGGCGCCGCCGCCCGAGGACGTCCCGGAGGCGGACGCCCCGCGGCGGGGCTCGAAGCGGCTGTCGAACCGGCGGCTGCGCGCGTCCGGCTTCGCGCTGCGCTACCCCACCTACCGGGAGGGCTACCGGGCGGTGCTCGCCGGGGAGGGCGAGCGCCACTCCTGA
- a CDS encoding acyltransferase family protein, protein MATTLHDRLDGRTNRLNAIRLALASLVVLGHAWPLTGAEGPSLEVVSDVAVNGFFVLSGFLIAQSRVRTGLVPFLWRRFLRIYPGFLVSLLVVAVVLAPVAAALEGTALVPASAAGFVLANADLRISQWGIDGTLVGVPAPDSWNGSLWTLFHEALAYLLIGLVLSLPVAVRRARWVLPGTFLAVVALRALAEGPLEVSSGLWLSAARLTGYFLAGAAVWAFADTWRPTPSHVVAAASVYALLTDLGWADLYGQLPLAVLLLGLGAAPARDWTTRTDLSYGVYIYAYPVQQLLVLLGTASWGVAANTVLVLALTLPLALLSWRLVERPALRAKAWLDPRDRSGRRPPGAVPAGAAPGGRSAAGGVTGRAGRPCPDPGAVPSVNARRAGAAAPAPDAPRRPPWTPR, encoded by the coding sequence GTGGCCACAACGCTCCACGACCGTCTGGACGGCCGCACCAACCGCCTCAACGCGATCCGCCTGGCCCTGGCCTCGCTCGTCGTCCTCGGCCACGCCTGGCCGCTGACCGGTGCGGAGGGCCCGAGCCTGGAGGTCGTCTCCGACGTGGCCGTCAACGGCTTCTTCGTCCTCAGCGGCTTCCTCATCGCCCAGAGCCGGGTGCGGACGGGCCTGGTGCCGTTCCTGTGGCGACGGTTCCTGCGGATCTACCCCGGCTTCCTGGTGAGCCTGCTCGTGGTGGCGGTCGTCCTGGCCCCGGTCGCCGCGGCGCTCGAGGGCACGGCGCTCGTCCCCGCCTCCGCCGCAGGGTTCGTGCTGGCCAACGCCGACCTGCGGATCTCCCAGTGGGGCATCGACGGGACCCTCGTGGGGGTGCCCGCGCCGGACTCCTGGAACGGCTCGCTGTGGACGCTGTTCCACGAGGCCCTCGCCTACCTGCTGATCGGCCTCGTGCTGAGCCTGCCGGTCGCGGTGCGCCGCGCCCGGTGGGTGCTGCCCGGCACGTTCCTGGCCGTGGTCGCCCTCCGGGCCCTGGCGGAGGGCCCGCTGGAGGTCTCGAGCGGGCTGTGGCTGAGCGCGGCCCGGCTGACGGGCTATTTCCTGGCGGGGGCCGCGGTGTGGGCCTTCGCCGACACCTGGCGCCCGACCCCGAGCCATGTGGTGGCCGCCGCCTCGGTCTACGCGCTGCTGACGGACCTCGGCTGGGCCGACCTGTACGGGCAGCTGCCCCTGGCCGTGCTGCTCCTGGGCCTGGGGGCCGCCCCCGCCCGGGACTGGACCACCCGCACGGACCTGTCCTACGGCGTCTACATCTACGCCTACCCGGTGCAGCAGCTGCTCGTGCTGCTCGGCACGGCCTCGTGGGGTGTCGCCGCCAACACCGTGCTGGTGCTGGCCCTGACGCTGCCCCTGGCCCTGCTGTCGTGGCGGCTCGTCGAGCGGCCCGCCCTGCGGGCCAAGGCCTGGCTCGACCCGCGCGACCGCTCCGGCCGGCGCCCGCCCGGTGCCGTCCCGGCCGGGGCGGCACCGGGCGGGAGGTCCGCGGCCGGCGGCGTGACGGGCCGCGCCGGGCGGCCTTGTCCGGACCCCGGCGCGGTGCCTAGCGTGAACGCACGACGGGCGGGCGCGGCGGCGCCGGCCCCGGACGCCCCCAGGAGGCCCCCATGGACACCCCGGTGA
- a CDS encoding DUF488 family protein, with amino-acid sequence MTGHTVYTVGHSTRSAEEFVALLAEVGVDHLVDIRTVPRSRTNPQFNLDVLPATLERAGIGHTYCKGLGGLRRTSPESVNTAWRNASFRGYADHMQTEEFREALAGLEELAAEHTVAIMCAEAVWWRCHRSLVAEALLVRGHDVQHVMGPGKLTPARLRDFAVVDGDRITYPGGEPCST; translated from the coding sequence ATGACCGGGCACACCGTCTACACCGTGGGGCACTCCACGCGCTCCGCCGAGGAGTTCGTGGCGCTGCTGGCGGAGGTCGGTGTGGACCACCTCGTGGACATCCGCACCGTCCCGCGCTCGCGCACGAACCCGCAGTTCAACCTGGACGTGCTGCCGGCGACGCTCGAGCGGGCCGGGATCGGCCACACCTACTGCAAGGGGCTGGGCGGGCTGCGGCGCACCTCGCCGGAGTCGGTCAACACCGCCTGGCGCAACGCGTCCTTCCGCGGCTACGCCGATCACATGCAGACCGAGGAGTTCCGCGAGGCCCTCGCCGGGCTGGAGGAGCTCGCCGCCGAGCACACGGTCGCGATCATGTGCGCCGAGGCCGTGTGGTGGCGCTGCCACCGCTCGCTCGTGGCCGAGGCGCTGCTCGTGCGCGGCCACGACGTCCAGCACGTCATGGGCCCCGGCAAGCTCACCCCCGCCCGGTTGCGGGACTTCGCCGTGGTCGACGGCGACCGGATCACCTACCCAGGAGGAGAACCATGCAGCACCTGA
- a CDS encoding DUF302 domain-containing protein, which translates to MSYTTAVVVPLSYEDAVRRTREALSEQGFGILTEIDVRATFEKKLGPEAAEGVGDYVILGACNPGLASKALAAEPELGALLPCNVVVRRGPEAGSSTVEAIDPQTMVQLSGTEAVREVADDAGARLRAALEALDGRPAGAP; encoded by the coding sequence ATGAGCTACACGACCGCCGTCGTCGTCCCCCTGTCCTACGAGGACGCCGTCCGGCGCACCCGCGAGGCGCTGTCCGAGCAGGGCTTCGGGATCCTCACCGAGATCGACGTCCGCGCGACGTTCGAGAAGAAGCTCGGACCCGAGGCCGCGGAGGGCGTCGGCGACTACGTGATCCTCGGCGCCTGCAACCCCGGCCTGGCCAGCAAGGCGCTGGCCGCGGAGCCGGAGCTGGGGGCCCTGCTGCCGTGCAACGTGGTCGTGCGCCGGGGCCCGGAGGCCGGGTCCAGCACCGTCGAGGCGATCGACCCGCAGACCATGGTGCAGCTCAGCGGCACGGAGGCGGTCCGCGAGGTCGCCGACGACGCCGGTGCGCGCCTGCGCGCCGCGCTCGAGGCCCTCGACGGCCGGCCCGCCGGCGCGCCGTAG